The following are encoded together in the Streptomyces sp. NBC_00341 genome:
- a CDS encoding aldo/keto reductase translates to MTETPSRKLNDGRTVPSVGLGTWPLDDDAAEEAVAGALGLGYRLVDTALNYGNETGTGRGIARSGVDREDVFVTTKVPGRHQGYEKTLASFEESRRNLGLSYVDLYLIHWPLPRVDLYVDTWKAMIRLREEGLVRSIGVSNFTADHLDRLERETGVLPAVNQIEMHPRLPQEELRAVHAAKGIVTESWSPLGRGRDLLADPGPVAVARAHGVTPGQAVLRWHTQLGAVPIPKSADPGRQRENLDLFGFELTAGELERIAAGPRQRFGGDPETHEEF, encoded by the coding sequence ATGACCGAGACCCCGTCGCGCAAGCTGAACGACGGCCGAACCGTGCCCTCGGTCGGGCTCGGCACCTGGCCGCTGGACGACGACGCGGCCGAGGAAGCCGTCGCCGGGGCCCTGGGCCTCGGCTACCGGCTCGTCGACACCGCGCTGAACTACGGCAACGAGACCGGCACCGGGCGCGGGATCGCCCGCAGCGGGGTGGACCGGGAGGACGTCTTCGTCACCACCAAGGTGCCGGGCCGCCACCAGGGGTACGAGAAGACGCTGGCCTCGTTCGAGGAGTCCCGGCGCAACCTCGGCCTCTCCTACGTGGACCTCTATCTCATCCACTGGCCGCTGCCCCGCGTCGATCTGTACGTGGACACCTGGAAGGCTATGATCCGGCTCCGCGAGGAGGGGCTCGTACGGTCGATCGGGGTCTCCAACTTCACCGCGGACCACTTGGACCGGCTGGAGCGGGAGACGGGGGTGCTGCCCGCCGTCAACCAGATCGAGATGCATCCGCGGCTGCCGCAGGAGGAGCTGCGGGCCGTGCACGCCGCCAAGGGCATCGTCACGGAGAGCTGGAGCCCGCTGGGGCGGGGCCGCGACCTGCTGGCCGACCCCGGTCCCGTCGCCGTCGCGCGGGCGCACGGGGTGACGCCGGGACAGGCGGTGCTGCGCTGGCACACCCAGCTCGGGGCCGTCCCGATCCCGAAGAGCGCCGATCCGGGACGGCAGCGCGAGAACCTGGACCTCTTCGGCTTCGAGCTGACGGCCGGGGAGCTGGAGCGCATCGCGGCCGGGCCGCGGCAGCGGTTCGGCGGGGACCCCGAGACCCACGAGGAGTTCTGA
- the allB gene encoding allantoinase AllB gives MSATDVKLVLRSTRVVTPEGTRPATVAVADGKIDAVVAYDAEVPEGARLEDFGDDVLLPGLVDTHVHVNDPGRTEWEGFYTATRAAAAGGITTLLDMPLNSLPPTTTVEHLRVKQRVAAPKAHIDTGFWGGAIPSNVKDLRPLYEAGVFGFKCFLSPSGVEEFPELDQEQLARSMAEIAGFGGLLIVHAEDPHHLAAAPQRGGPAYADFLASRPRDAENTAIEGLIAHAKRLNARVHVLHLSSSDALPLIAAAKREGVRVTVESCPHFLTLTAEEVPDGATEFKCCPPIREAANQDALWEGLADGTIDCIVSDHSPCTTDLKTPDFASAWGGISSLQLGLPAIWTEARRRGHSLDDVARWMSAAPAELAGLRDKGAIEAGRDADFAVLAPDATFTVDPAGLFHRNQVTAYAGRTLHGVVRSTWLRGVRIASDGVLDAPTGRLLERNR, from the coding sequence GTGTCCGCTACGGACGTGAAGCTGGTACTGCGCTCGACGCGCGTCGTCACTCCTGAGGGGACGCGGCCTGCGACGGTCGCCGTCGCCGACGGGAAGATCGACGCCGTCGTGGCGTACGACGCGGAGGTGCCCGAGGGCGCCCGGCTGGAGGACTTCGGTGACGACGTCCTGCTGCCCGGTCTGGTGGACACCCACGTCCATGTGAACGACCCCGGCCGCACCGAGTGGGAGGGCTTCTACACCGCCACCCGCGCCGCCGCGGCCGGCGGGATCACCACCCTGCTCGACATGCCGCTCAACTCCCTCCCGCCGACCACCACCGTCGAGCACCTGCGCGTCAAGCAGCGGGTGGCCGCACCCAAGGCGCACATCGACACCGGCTTCTGGGGCGGTGCGATCCCGTCCAACGTGAAGGACCTGCGCCCGCTGTACGAGGCCGGGGTCTTCGGCTTCAAGTGCTTCCTGTCGCCCTCCGGCGTCGAGGAGTTCCCCGAGCTGGACCAGGAGCAGCTGGCCCGCTCGATGGCGGAGATCGCCGGATTCGGCGGGCTCCTGATCGTGCACGCCGAGGACCCGCACCACCTGGCGGCGGCGCCGCAGCGCGGCGGCCCCGCCTACGCGGACTTCCTGGCCTCCCGGCCGCGCGACGCCGAGAACACCGCGATCGAGGGGCTGATCGCCCACGCCAAGCGGCTGAACGCCCGCGTCCACGTACTGCACCTGTCCTCCAGCGACGCGCTGCCGCTGATCGCCGCGGCCAAGCGCGAGGGGGTGCGGGTCACGGTCGAGTCCTGCCCGCACTTCCTCACCCTCACCGCGGAGGAAGTCCCGGACGGCGCCACCGAGTTCAAGTGCTGCCCGCCCATCCGCGAGGCGGCCAACCAGGACGCGCTGTGGGAGGGGCTCGCGGACGGCACCATCGACTGCATCGTCTCCGACCACTCGCCCTGCACCACAGACCTCAAGACGCCGGACTTCGCCTCCGCGTGGGGTGGGATCTCCTCCCTCCAGCTCGGTCTGCCCGCCATCTGGACCGAGGCCCGCAGGCGCGGCCACTCGCTCGACGACGTCGCCCGCTGGATGTCGGCGGCCCCCGCCGAGCTGGCCGGGCTGCGCGACAAGGGTGCGATCGAGGCGGGCCGGGACGCCGACTTCGCGGTCCTGGCCCCCGACGCCACCTTCACCGTCGACCCGGCCGGGCTGTTCCACCGCAACCAGGTCACCGCGTACGCCGGCCGGACCCTGCACGGTGTCGTCAGGTCCACCTGGCTGCGCGGCGTACGGATCGCGTCGGACGGCGTGCTGGACGCTCCCACGGGCCGCCTCCTCGAACGGAACCGCTGA
- a CDS encoding histidine kinase, translating to MTRTEYPWLLPSAMADPELPGDRGARSRRTVRDWIVDITAFLCAAGIGLATIATIEADPTTPEGVVFVDSLAGAAACCALWVRRRWPVGLAVALTVLSTVEPVAAGALLVALFSVAVHRPFRPVAFVGAGALAVAPLQPYLRPDPNTSFTASTVIGVLLILLVLSWGMVVRSRRQLVVTLRERARRAETEAGLRAEQAQRLAREDIAREMHDVLAHRLTLLSVHAGALEFRPDAPPAEVARAAGVIRDSAHEALQDLREIIGVLRSPRDSEGDRPQPTLATLGALVAESRLAGMKVALDNDLADPDAAPAATGRTVYRIAQEGLTNARKHAPGTEVTVRVSGGPGRGITVEVRNPAPTEPFEQVPGSGQGLIGLTERATLAGGRLDHGPEPGGGFGVRAWLPWPS from the coding sequence ATGACGCGTACGGAGTACCCCTGGCTGCTGCCCTCGGCGATGGCCGACCCCGAGCTGCCCGGTGACCGGGGCGCCCGATCCCGCCGTACCGTGCGCGACTGGATCGTCGACATCACGGCGTTCCTCTGCGCGGCGGGCATCGGCCTGGCGACCATCGCGACGATCGAGGCGGACCCCACCACGCCCGAGGGCGTCGTCTTCGTGGACTCGCTGGCCGGCGCCGCCGCCTGCTGCGCGCTGTGGGTCCGGCGGCGGTGGCCGGTCGGCCTCGCGGTGGCGTTGACGGTGCTCTCCACCGTGGAACCGGTCGCGGCCGGGGCGCTGCTGGTGGCCCTGTTCAGCGTGGCCGTGCACCGGCCGTTCCGCCCCGTCGCCTTCGTCGGCGCGGGGGCCCTGGCCGTCGCCCCGCTCCAGCCCTACCTGCGCCCCGACCCGAACACCTCGTTCACGGCGTCCACGGTCATCGGCGTCCTACTGATCCTGCTGGTGCTCAGCTGGGGCATGGTCGTACGCTCCAGACGCCAGCTCGTCGTCACCCTGCGCGAACGGGCCCGGCGCGCCGAGACCGAGGCCGGACTGCGCGCGGAGCAGGCCCAGCGGCTGGCCCGCGAGGACATCGCCCGGGAGATGCACGACGTCCTCGCCCACCGGCTGACCCTGCTCTCCGTGCACGCCGGAGCCCTGGAGTTCCGGCCCGACGCACCCCCGGCAGAGGTGGCCCGCGCCGCCGGAGTCATCCGGGACAGCGCGCACGAGGCGCTCCAGGACCTCCGCGAGATCATCGGGGTGCTGCGCAGCCCACGGGACAGCGAGGGCGACCGGCCGCAGCCCACCCTCGCCACCCTCGGCGCACTGGTCGCCGAATCCCGCCTGGCCGGGATGAAGGTGGCCCTCGACAACGACCTGGCAGACCCGGACGCGGCGCCCGCCGCCACCGGCCGCACCGTCTACCGCATCGCCCAGGAGGGCCTGACCAACGCCCGCAAGCACGCACCGGGCACCGAGGTCACCGTCAGGGTCAGCGGCGGCCCGGGCCGGGGCATCACCGTCGAGGTGCGCAACCCGGCCCCCACCGAGCCCTTCGAGCAGGTGCCCGGCTCCGGGCAGGGGCTCATCGGGCTGACCGAACGGGCCACCCTCGCCGGCGGCCGCCTCGACCACGGACCGGAACCTGGCGGCGGGTTCGGGGTCCGGGCTTGGCTACCGTGGCCGTCATGA
- a CDS encoding 3-oxoacyl-ACP reductase family protein: MNSTSTSSTGSDRVALVTGGSRGIGAATALRLARDGADVALTYARDEAAAQETVRRIEACGRRAVALRADSADPEAVPAAVHRTAEEFGRLDVLVNNAGIGVLGPIGTLSTADVDRVLAVNVRAVFLACRAAAEVMERGGRIITLGTALSRFAGGPGGTLYAMSKSALSGLTKPLARELGPRGITVNLVQPGPVDTDLNPADGPFAAGQRAATALGRFGTAGEVASLITYLAGAEAAYITGTEVVVDGGHAA; encoded by the coding sequence ATGAACAGCACGAGCACCAGCAGCACCGGCTCCGACCGCGTCGCACTCGTCACCGGCGGCAGCCGCGGCATCGGCGCCGCGACCGCCCTGCGGCTCGCCCGGGACGGCGCCGATGTGGCGCTGACCTACGCCAGGGACGAGGCCGCCGCCCAGGAGACCGTGCGGAGGATCGAGGCGTGCGGCCGCCGCGCGGTCGCCCTGCGCGCCGATTCGGCCGATCCGGAGGCCGTCCCCGCGGCGGTGCACCGGACGGCGGAGGAGTTCGGCCGGCTCGACGTCCTGGTCAACAACGCGGGCATCGGCGTCCTCGGCCCCATCGGCACCCTCAGCACCGCCGATGTGGACCGGGTACTCGCGGTCAACGTGCGGGCCGTGTTCCTGGCCTGCCGGGCGGCGGCCGAAGTGATGGAGCGCGGCGGCCGCATCATCACCCTCGGTACGGCCCTGAGCCGGTTCGCGGGCGGACCGGGCGGCACGCTCTACGCGATGAGCAAGTCGGCGCTGTCGGGACTCACCAAGCCGCTCGCCCGCGAGCTCGGCCCGCGCGGGATCACCGTCAACCTGGTCCAGCCCGGTCCTGTGGACACCGATCTCAACCCGGCCGACGGCCCGTTCGCCGCCGGGCAGCGGGCCGCGACCGCGCTGGGCCGGTTCGGCACGGCCGGTGAGGTGGCCTCGCTCATCACCTACCTGGCCGGTGCCGAGGCCGCGTACATCACCGGAACCGAGGTCGTGGTGGACGGTGGCCACGCCGCCTGA
- a CDS encoding TIGR03086 family metal-binding protein: MADDTDLTFQHHQDHLNPLYRPTKGTPTVDIVQLDRIAVLESVRVVRSAGPGDWDRPSPCSGWTLRRLVEHMGAQHLGFAAAARGQGAGAAVWRTRSYADDPAARYREAADVVLDAFAEPDVLERRFALPEINASATFAASTAIGFHFIDYVVHSWDAAASLGLRTGFPADVVEAALPIALRVPGGEARVRPGTAFRPALPAGGAAGSGSADAFRLVLSALGRSPDWSPPHGG; encoded by the coding sequence GTGGCCGACGACACCGACCTGACCTTCCAACACCACCAGGACCACCTGAACCCGCTGTACCGCCCGACGAAGGGAACCCCGACCGTGGACATCGTCCAGCTCGACCGGATCGCAGTGCTGGAATCCGTGCGCGTCGTGCGCAGCGCGGGCCCCGGCGACTGGGACCGCCCCTCCCCCTGCTCCGGCTGGACGTTGCGCCGCCTCGTCGAGCACATGGGTGCCCAGCACCTCGGGTTCGCCGCCGCCGCGCGGGGTCAGGGGGCCGGTGCGGCCGTCTGGCGGACCCGTTCGTACGCGGACGATCCGGCCGCCCGGTACCGCGAGGCGGCCGATGTGGTGCTGGACGCGTTCGCCGAACCGGACGTGCTGGAGCGGCGGTTCGCGCTTCCGGAGATCAACGCCTCCGCGACGTTCGCCGCATCCACCGCGATCGGGTTCCACTTCATCGACTACGTCGTGCACTCCTGGGACGCGGCGGCCTCCCTCGGGCTGCGGACCGGCTTCCCTGCGGACGTCGTCGAGGCCGCACTGCCCATCGCCCTGCGCGTCCCCGGCGGCGAGGCGCGCGTGCGGCCGGGTACGGCCTTCCGGCCCGCCCTGCCGGCCGGTGGGGCGGCGGGGTCCGGCAGCGCGGACGCCTTCCGGCTCGTGCTGTCGGCGCTCGGCCGTTCGCCGGACTGGAGCCCGCCGCACGGCGGCTGA
- a CDS encoding TetR/AcrR family transcriptional regulator: MAGARQDGRVERGNRTRQLVLAHAAAVASVEGLEGLSLGRLATELRLSKSGVFALFGSKEELQLATVRAAAAVYDEHVVQPVRAVPAGLGRIRELYERWIAYSEQRVFPGGCFFYAAIAEFDAREGPVHDAIVAAQSGWVAFVERRIEEARVLGEIRADCDAAQLAFEIIAFLELANGDSVLRRSSEGYTRAARAILERLRAVATDASSLPGTA; the protein is encoded by the coding sequence ATGGCGGGAGCACGCCAGGACGGAAGGGTCGAACGGGGCAACCGCACCCGGCAGCTGGTGCTCGCGCACGCTGCGGCGGTCGCGTCGGTGGAGGGCCTCGAAGGCCTCTCGCTCGGTCGGCTCGCGACCGAGCTCCGGCTGAGCAAGAGCGGCGTGTTCGCCCTCTTCGGCTCCAAGGAAGAGCTCCAGCTGGCCACCGTGCGAGCCGCCGCCGCGGTGTACGACGAGCATGTCGTGCAGCCGGTACGGGCCGTTCCGGCCGGGCTGGGGCGGATCCGGGAGCTGTACGAGCGCTGGATCGCGTACTCGGAGCAGCGGGTGTTCCCCGGGGGCTGCTTCTTCTACGCGGCCATCGCGGAGTTCGACGCGCGCGAGGGCCCGGTGCACGACGCGATCGTGGCCGCGCAGTCCGGCTGGGTCGCCTTCGTGGAGCGGCGGATCGAGGAGGCGCGGGTGCTGGGCGAGATCCGGGCGGACTGCGATGCGGCCCAGCTGGCCTTCGAGATCATCGCGTTCCTGGAGCTGGCCAACGGCGACTCGGTGCTCCGGAGGAGCTCCGAGGGCTACACGAGGGCGGCGCGCGCGATCCTGGAGCGGCTGCGGGCGGTGGCGACGGACGCCTCCTCACTGCCCGGCACCGCGTAG
- a CDS encoding DMT family transporter, whose product MSSIAVPALAPPRRAWLTDLPVLLVAVVWGSSYLAAKGITTAQTVIAVLVLRFAVVLPVLVVAGRRRLSALTAAQWRGAGLLGLVLSGIFLVETYGIVHTSATNAGLIISLTMVFTPLAEAAATRVRPAGSFLAAAGLSVAGVVLLTQGSGFTSPSGGDLLMLVAALARTLHVLLMARIRSVRSADSLSLTTVQLGSAVAVFAALAAVPGTGESPWSVAAGFGVREWGGLLFLSVFCTLFAFFVQMWSVRRTSPSRVSLLLGTEPLWAAAVGIAIGGERLGVLGAAGAVLVLAGTAWGRRGAAPATP is encoded by the coding sequence GTGTCCTCGATCGCCGTTCCCGCCCTCGCCCCGCCGCGCCGGGCGTGGCTCACCGATCTGCCCGTCCTGCTGGTCGCCGTCGTCTGGGGTTCCAGCTACCTGGCGGCCAAGGGCATCACCACGGCGCAGACCGTCATCGCCGTCCTGGTGCTGAGGTTCGCCGTCGTGCTGCCCGTCCTGGTGGTCGCCGGACGGCGCAGGCTGTCGGCGCTGACCGCGGCGCAGTGGCGGGGCGCGGGGCTGCTGGGCCTGGTGCTCAGCGGGATCTTCCTGGTGGAGACGTACGGCATCGTCCACACCTCGGCGACCAACGCCGGGCTCATCATCAGCCTCACCATGGTCTTCACCCCGCTCGCGGAAGCCGCGGCGACCCGCGTCCGGCCGGCCGGGAGCTTCCTCGCCGCGGCCGGGCTCTCCGTGGCCGGTGTGGTGCTGCTGACCCAGGGCAGCGGATTCACCAGCCCCTCCGGGGGCGATCTGCTGATGCTCGTCGCCGCCCTGGCCCGCACCCTCCACGTACTGCTCATGGCGCGCATCAGGTCCGTCCGGTCTGCGGACTCGCTGTCGCTGACCACCGTCCAGCTCGGCAGCGCGGTCGCCGTCTTCGCAGCTCTGGCCGCCGTCCCCGGCACCGGCGAGTCGCCGTGGTCGGTCGCCGCCGGATTCGGTGTCCGCGAGTGGGGCGGGCTGCTCTTCCTGTCGGTCTTCTGCACGCTCTTCGCGTTCTTCGTGCAGATGTGGTCCGTACGCCGCACCTCGCCGTCCCGGGTCAGCCTGCTGCTCGGTACGGAACCGCTCTGGGCCGCCGCCGTCGGCATCGCGATCGGCGGCGAACGCCTCGGCGTCCTCGGAGCGGCGGGCGCGGTCCTGGTGCTCGCGGGGACCGCCTGGGGGCGCCGCGGCGCGGCCCCGGCTACTCCTTGA
- a CDS encoding putative quinol monooxygenase: MIFIAVRFTVRSTERDNWLPAVEDFTVATRREPGNVFFDWSSSVENPDQFVLLEAFASAEAGAAHVQSEHFAAAMDRMADLVAETPEIINVEVPGEGWSRMAELQPRTS, from the coding sequence ATGATCTTCATCGCAGTCAGGTTCACCGTCCGCAGCACCGAGCGCGACAACTGGCTCCCGGCCGTCGAGGACTTCACCGTCGCCACCCGCCGGGAGCCGGGCAACGTGTTCTTCGACTGGTCGTCCAGTGTCGAGAACCCGGACCAGTTCGTACTGCTGGAGGCGTTCGCCTCCGCCGAGGCGGGTGCGGCCCATGTGCAGTCCGAGCACTTCGCCGCGGCCATGGACCGGATGGCGGACCTGGTGGCGGAGACACCCGAGATCATCAACGTCGAGGTACCCGGCGAGGGCTGGTCCCGGATGGCCGAGCTCCAGCCGCGTACGAGCTGA
- a CDS encoding dihydrofolate reductase family protein — MAKLTLITFLTLDGVMQGPGAPEEDPSGGFEYGGWQAPVIDEDSGRFVAELFDRSAAFLLGRRTYDIFAGYWPEITDPDNPIAGRLNRYPKYVVSTTLEKADWENTTVISTDVAAEIARIKERTQGGEVQIYGSGVLARSLMAHGLIDEYNLLVHPVVLGAGKRLFTDGGLPTAFELTGARTTPNGIAINTYRPTGRAEFGSIPDGT, encoded by the coding sequence ATGGCGAAGCTGACCCTCATCACCTTTCTGACCCTCGACGGCGTCATGCAGGGCCCCGGCGCCCCCGAGGAGGACCCGAGCGGAGGATTCGAGTACGGCGGCTGGCAGGCCCCGGTCATCGACGAGGACAGCGGGCGGTTCGTCGCGGAGTTGTTCGACCGCTCGGCGGCCTTCCTGCTGGGCAGGCGTACCTACGACATCTTCGCGGGGTACTGGCCGGAGATCACCGATCCGGACAATCCGATCGCCGGCCGGCTCAACCGGTACCCCAAGTACGTCGTCTCGACCACGTTGGAGAAGGCCGACTGGGAGAACACCACCGTGATCTCCACCGATGTCGCCGCGGAGATCGCCCGGATCAAGGAGCGCACGCAGGGAGGCGAGGTGCAGATCTACGGGAGTGGTGTGCTCGCCCGGTCCCTGATGGCGCACGGCCTGATCGACGAGTACAACCTGCTGGTCCACCCGGTCGTGCTCGGCGCCGGCAAGCGGCTGTTCACGGACGGCGGACTGCCGACGGCCTTCGAGCTGACCGGCGCCCGCACGACGCCCAACGGCATCGCGATCAACACCTACCGGCCCACCGGCCGGGCCGAGTTCGGCTCCATCCCCGACGGCACGTGA